In the Agelaius phoeniceus isolate bAgePho1 chromosome 11, bAgePho1.hap1, whole genome shotgun sequence genome, one interval contains:
- the LOC129124737 gene encoding inter-alpha-trypsin inhibitor heavy chain H3-like translates to MLRAGSAAEAAGRASPRPRDSAVPASARVRRGPGVLLRDIPVPSPGQGQPPQLCQNTPPVMSPGRAQQLHRAVPSRPKRNADNDLVVNGMEIYSMKIDSKVTSRFAHNVITSRAVNRGNVSKEVFFDVELPKTAFITNFSMTIDGVTYPGTIKEKEAAKKQYEKAVSRGQTAGLVKASGRKTEKFTVSVNIKAASKVTFELTYEELLKRQFGKYEMFIKVKPKQLVKDFEIEVDIFEPQGITELEAEGTFITNELQNTIKKTFSGKKGHISFKPTLDQQRRCPSCSESVLDGDFTVRYDVKRTTPDNLQIVNGYFVHFFAPTNLPKLSKNIIFVLDTSGSMSGREIEQTKEALLKILDDIKEDDFFNFILFDSEISTWKETLIKATPENLDEARKFVQQISAQGLTNLHGGLMRGIDILNAAHEENLVPKRSASIIIMLTDGQPNVGVSNTQEIEKAVKKAIDGRYTLYNLGFGSGVDYSFLERMALENKGLARRIYPDSDADLQLQGFYDEVSNPMLIDVELNYPENEIADLTTNSFKHFYDGSEIVVAGRFVDSNQNHLSVGVRGEGAQDALLYTTQQGAEQTAQAFQEQQYIFGEYIERLWAYLTIEQLLEKRITATGEEKENLTAQALALSLKYKFVTPLTSMVVTKPEENENEEGIADKPTEAEAGMFTGPLMASPLYHTYASAPTWYTSVDGDPHFIISVPQKKDAICFNINENPGMILNLITDPVTGITVNGELIGDKRANSDAKIQNSYFGKLGIANKHLDVKLTVTPERITIENGDEKTAFTWLDSVTLQQAGLTLIINRKKNLVLTMGSGASFVVVLHQVWKKHPLHRDFLGLYTLKSDKLSEQTHGLLGQFFRPIDFTILEIHPGSDPKKPDATMIVKNNELTVTRGWQKDYRRDPTHGVDIPCWFVHDNGAGLIDGVHTDYIVSSLF, encoded by the exons ATGTTGAGAGCGGGCAGCGCGGCTGAGGCAGCGGGGCGAGCCTCGCCGCGGCCCCGGGACAGCGCTGTCCCCGCCTCGGCCCGTGTGAGACGTGGCCCCGGTGTGCTGCTCCGGGACATCCCTGTGCCGAGCCCGGGCCAAGGACAGCCGCCACAGCTGTGCCAAAACACCCCACCTGTCATGAGCCCTGGCAGGGCgcagcagctccacagagccgtcccgtcccgtccc AAGCGAAATGCTGATAATGACTTG GTTGTCAATGGGATGGAAATCTATAGCATGAAAATTGATAGTAAAGTGACTTCCCGCTTTGCACACAATGTCATCACCAGCCGAGCTGTCAATCGTGGAAATGTGTCCAAAGAAGTCTTCTTTGATGTTGAACTCCCTAAGACAGCCTTCATTACCAACTTCAGCAT GACAATTGATGGTGTCACCTATCCTGGAActataaaggaaaaagaagctgCAAAAAAGCAATATGAGAAGGCTGTTTCAAGAGGACAGACTGCTGGTCTTGTCAA AgcttcaggaagaaaaacagaaaaattcacTGTCTCAGTCAACATTAAAGCAGCCAGTAAAGTCACTTTTGAACTCACATACGAGGAACTGCTGAAGCGACAGTTTGGAAAATATGAAATGTTCATCAAAGTGAAACCCAAGCAGCTTGTCAAAGATTTTGAG aTTGAAGTAGATATCTTTGAGCCCCAGGGTATCACTGAGCTGGAAGCAGAAGGAACATTCATCACCAATGAGCTACAAAATACCattaaaaaaactttttcaggaaaaaag GGCCATATCTCTTTCAAGCCAACCCTGGACCAGCAGCGAAGGTGTCCAAGTTGCTCAGAGTCTGTCTTGGATGGGGATTTTACTGTAAGATATGATGTGAAGAGAACAACTCCAGATAATTTGCAG attgTCAATGGCTATTTTGTACACTTCTTTGCACCAACAAATCTTCCAAAGCTGTCCAAgaatattatttttgtattgGATACTAGTGGCTCAATGTCTGGAAGAGAAATAGAACAA ACAAAAGAAGCACTGCTAAAAATCCTAGATGACATTAAAGAAGATGACTTCTTCAATTTCATATTATTTGATAGTGAAATATCTACCTGGAAAGAAACATTAATCAAGGCCACTCCTGAGAATTTGGATGAAGCAAGGAAGTTTGTTCAGCAAATTTCTGCTCAAGGCT TGACAAATTTACATGGTGGTTTGATGAGAGGAATTGATATTCTGAATGCTGCTCATGAAGAAAACCTTGTGCCCAAGAGAAGTGCTTCTATAATTATCATGTTAACAGATGGTCAGCCAAATGTAG GTGTATCAAATACTCAGGAGATTGAGAAAGCAGTGAAGAAGGCAATTGATGGCAGATACACCTTATACAATCTTGGCTTTGGCAGTGGTGTTGACTACAGCTTCTTGGAGAGGATGGCGCTGGAGAATAAAGGATTGGCCCGTCGGATTTACCCTGACTCTGACGCAGATTTGCAGCTTCAG GGGTTTTATGATGAGGTGTCAAATCCCATGCTCATAGATGTGGAGTTAAACTACCCAGAAAATGAAATAGCAGACCTAACTACTAACAGCTTCAAGCATTTCTATGATGGGTCTGAGATTGTGGTGGCTGGGCGCTTTGTAGACAGCAACCAAAACCATTTGTCTGTAGGTGTAAGAGGTGAAGGT GCTCAGGACGCCCTGTTGTACACTACACAGCAAGGAGCTGAGCAGACAGCTCAGGCTTTCCAAGAACAACAGTACATATTTGGAGAGTACATTGAAAGGCTCTGGGCTTATCTTACCATTGAACAACTCTTGGAAAAACG CATTACAGCcacaggagaagaaaaggaaaaccttACAGCTCAAGCCCTGGCTCTCTCACTAAAGTACAAGTTTGTAACACCACTGACATCCATGGTGGtaacaaaaccagaagaaaatgaaaatgaagaggGGATTGCTGATAAACCCACTGAAG CTGAAG CAGGGATGTTCACAGGTCCTTTGATGG cTTCACCACTCTATCACACATATGCATCAGCACCCACATGGTATACCAGTG TTGATGGAGATCCACACTTCATTATATCAGTGCCACAAAAAAAAGATGCCATTTGTTTCAATATCAATGAAAACCCTGGCATGATCTTAAATTTAATAACTGACCCAGTTACAG GCATCACAGTCAATGGAGAACTTATTGGTGATAAGAGAGCAAATAGTGATGCAAAGATCCAAAACTCATATTTTGGAAAACTTGGTATTGCAAATAAGCACCTGGATGTAAAGCTGACAGTAACTCCTGAGAGGATCACAATTGAGAATGGTGATGAAAAAACAGCTTTCACCTGGCTGGACTCAGTCACCTTGCAACAAGCAGG tttaacTTTGataattaacaggaaaaaaaatctggtgcTCACAATGGGCAGTGGTGCCTCATTCGTTGTTGTTTTGCACCAAGTGTGGAAGAAACATCCTCTCCACCGAGATTTCCTGGGACTGTATACATTGAAAAGTGATAAACTTTCTGAACAGACCCATGGATTATTAG GACAGTTTTTCCGGCCCATTGACTTCACCATACTTGAAATTCATCCTGGCTCTGATCCCAAGAAACCAGATGCCACAATGATTGTTAAGAACAACGAACTGACAGTAACCAG GGGCTGGCAGAAGGATTACAGAAGAGATCCTACACACGGGGTCGATATTCCTTGCTGGTTTGTCCATGACAATGGAGCTGGGCTGATAGATGGTGTTCACACAGATTATATTGTTTCCAGTCTCTTCTAA